One window of the Xenopus tropicalis strain Nigerian chromosome 10, UCB_Xtro_10.0, whole genome shotgun sequence genome contains the following:
- the copz2 gene encoding coatomer subunit zeta-2 gives MSFTDSVPDPSLYTVKAFIILDHDGRRLLAKYYGDAYPSLAEQQEFEKQIFRRSYKADNEVLLVDSVTALCQKLSDITCYIIGGPHENELLLLAALTCICESLCHMLRKHVDRSSLLENMDTAFLVLDEIIDQGVILESDYQQVVQRLSFKTISEPAFGFVLFDYLTGSGDQGTSQKDQS, from the exons ATGAGCTTCACGGACAGTGTGCCG GATCCATCTCTTTACACTGTGAAAGCCTTCATTATTCTGGACCACGATGGACGCAGACTTCTCGCCAAA TACTACGGCGATGCCTACCCATCCTTGGCAGAGCAGCAAGAGTTTGAGAAGCAGATTTTCAGAAGGAGTTATAAAGCAGACA ATGAAGTGCTGCTTGTGGACAGTGTGACTGCCTTGTGTCAGAAATTATCCGACATCACGTGTTACATCATTGGCGGCCCCCACGAGAATGAG CTTCTCCTTCTAGCTGCCCTGACTTGTATTTGTGAAAGTCTGTGCCACATGCTGCG GAAACATGTGGACCGGAGCTCCCTGCTGGAGAACATGGATACAGCCTTCCTCGTCCTGGATGAGATCATAGACCAGGG GGTGATTCTAGAGAGCGATTATCAGCAGGTTGTGCAGCGACTCAGCTTCAAG ACCATCTCGGAACCTGCCTTCGGCTTTGTGCTGTTTGACTATCTGACTGGCAGCGGAGACCAGGGCACATCCCAAAAAGACCAGTCGTAG
- the nfe2l1 gene encoding endoplasmic reticulum membrane sensor NFE2L1 isoform X1, protein MLSLKKYLTEGLIQFTILLSLMGVRLDLDSYLPSHLPPLHEIILGPTSAYTQTQFHSLRGTSDGYGVHPKSVDLDQFFTSRRLLGCVRALDRLTVPSTEVDAWLVHRETEGSVSSAQTGSSRPSDSPQDLNSSGSEPNRDGQGLEELGATAQPGSSDLSKEDIDLIDILWRQDIDLGVGREDFENRQQHNENEEVWESLRDGHESEPLEPALQVDGETGESIPQDQTALSLEECLSLLDVTFPFGDSPEFPASNTSSLVDAEQCPMVSDGTDRLLSPLLPDMRASLDLEEQWQDLMSLMETQAMEVNNSAEDPLYLSLDPPLQQDVNLDQASLPGCSHNASSLFTPILEPFSASESPVPQLSSHNSTDLNSTFGFTNLTGILFPSQLNNTGNITSPTTMPDPLCGLLDEALLDEISLMELALEEGFSQVQASQLQEELDSDSGLSLDSHHSPLSPSGSESSSSSSCSSSSSSSSSFSEEGAVGYSSDSEMIEHEESEGASGYQPQYSKFCRMSSQDPSRFRHLPFLEHVGHNHTYNMVPEEPEEVQPVVERSVRRQSGFLERQAGRDDQRARSMKIPFSNDKIINLPVEEFNELLAKYQLSESQLCLIRDIRRRGKNKMAAQNCRKRKLDTILNLEQEVKRLNRERSSQLREKGENLRSLQRMKEEVEHLYQEVFSQLRDQNGRPYSPQQYALHYTSNGSIILSPRTAEGQQGRRPERKDRRK, encoded by the exons ATGCTGTCTCTGAAGAAGTATCTCACTGAGGGTCTGATACAGTTCACCATTTTGCTGAGCCTGATGGGTGTACGTTTGGACCTGGATTCCTACCTGCCCTCTCATCTGCCCCCTTTGCATGAGATTATTCTAGGACCTACCTCGGCCTACACCCAGACCCAGTTCCACAGCCTAAGAGGCACTTCCGACGGCTATGGGGTACATCCCAAGAGCGTTGATCTGGACCAGTTCTTCACTTCCAGGCGACTGCTGGGCTGCGTGAGAGCACTTGACCGCTTGaccgtgccaagcacagaagtaGATGCCTGGCTTGTACACAGGGAAACCGAGGGATCTGTGTCAAGTGCACAGACTGGTTCCAGCCGTCCCTCGGACAGCCCACAGGATCTTAACAGCTCTGGATCAGAACCAAATCGTGACGGGCAGGGGCTAGAAGAACTGGGGGCAACTGCTCAGCCTGGAAGTTCAGATTTGAGCAAGGAG GATATTGACCTGATTGATATATTGTGGCGCCAGGATATTGACTTGGGTGTTGGGCGTGAAGATTTTGAGAATCGGCAGCAGCATAATGAAAACGAGGAGGTGTGGGAGTCCCTAAGAGATGGCCATGAATCGGAGCCCCTGGAGCCTGCTCTGCAGGTGGATGGAGAGACGGGGGAGAGTATACCCCAG GATCAGACTGCTCTCTCCTTGGAGGAATGTCTGAGTCTCCTggatgttacttttccttttggTGACTCTCCTGAG TTCCCTGCATCTAACACCTCTAGCCTTGTGGATGCCGAGCAATGCCCCATGGTGTCTGATGGAACAGACCGCCTATTGTCCCCTTTACTACCGGATATGAGGGCCTCTTTGGACCTGGAAGAGCAGTGGCAGGACCTAATGTCCCTCATGGAAACACAG GCAATGGAAGTAAATAACTCAGCTGAGGATCCCTTGTATCTGAGTTTGGATCCACCCCTTCAGCAGGATGTGAATCTGGATCAGGCTTCCCTCCCAGGCTGCTCTCACAATGCCTCCTCCCTTTTCACTCCCATCCTAGAGCCTTTCTCGGCCTCTGAGTCTCCTGTGCCACAACTTTCTTCCCACAATTCCACTGACCTAAACTCAACATTTGGCTTTACTAACCTGACTGGAATCCTCTTCCCATCTCAGCTGAACAATACAGGAAACATCACATCCCCTACCACCATGCCAGACCCTCTTTGTGGGCTTCTAGATGAAGCTCTGCTGGATGAAATTAGCTTGATGGAGCTGGCACTTGAAGAAGGCTTCAGCCAAGTTCAGGCTTCACAGCTTCAGGAAGAACTGGATTCAGATTCAGGTCTGTCCCTGGATTCTCATCACAGTCCTTTGTCTCCCAGTGGATCTGAATcgtcctcttcttcttcttgctcatcatcatcttcttcatCATCTTCATTCTCTGAAGAGGGAGCAGTGGGTTACAGCTCCGATTCTGAAATGATTGAGCACGAGGAGTCTGAAGGAGCGAGCGGTTATCAACCACAATACAGCAAGTTCTGCCGGATGAGCTCCCAGGATCCCAGTCGTTTCCGACATCTGCCATTCCTGGAGCACGTTGGGCACAATCACACGTACAATATGGTGCCTGAGGAGCCAGAGGAAGTACAGCCAGTAGTGGAGAGGAGTGTCCGGAGACAGTCAGGTTTTCTAGAAAGGCAGGCTGGACGTGATGATCAAAGGGCCAGGTCTATGAAAATCCCATTCAGTAATGACAAGATCATTAACCTGCCTGTGGAGGAGTTTAACGAGTTGCTTGCCAAGTACCAGTTAAGTGAATCGCAGCTCTGTTTGATACGGGACATTCGCAGGAGAGGCAAGAACAAAATGGCCGCGCAGAACTGTCGCAAGCGCAAGTTGGATACAATTCTTAACCTGGAGCAAGAGGTGAAACGCCTTAATCGGGAACGGAGCTCACAGCTTCGCGAGAAAGGAGAAAACTTGAGATCATTGCAGAGAATGAAAGAGGAAGTAGAGCATCTGTATCAGGAAGTGTTTAGCCAACTGAGAGACCAGAATGGCCGTCCATATTCTCCCCAGCAATATGCCTTGCATTACACAAGCAACGGCAGCATTATACTCTCACCTCGCACTGCTGAGGGGCAACAGGGCCGCAGGCCTGAGAGGAAGGATCGGAGGAAGTGA
- the nfe2l1 gene encoding endoplasmic reticulum membrane sensor NFE2L1 isoform X2: protein MLSLKKYLTEGLIQFTILLSLMGVRLDLDSYLPSHLPPLHEIILGPTSAYTQTQFHSLRGTSDGYGVHPKSVDLDQFFTSRRLLGCVRALDRLTVPSTEVDAWLVHRETEGSVSSAQTGSSRPSDSPQDLNSSGSEPNRDGQGLEELGATAQPGSSDLSKEDIDLGVGREDFENRQQHNENEEVWESLRDGHESEPLEPALQVDGETGESIPQDQTALSLEECLSLLDVTFPFGDSPEFPASNTSSLVDAEQCPMVSDGTDRLLSPLLPDMRASLDLEEQWQDLMSLMETQAMEVNNSAEDPLYLSLDPPLQQDVNLDQASLPGCSHNASSLFTPILEPFSASESPVPQLSSHNSTDLNSTFGFTNLTGILFPSQLNNTGNITSPTTMPDPLCGLLDEALLDEISLMELALEEGFSQVQASQLQEELDSDSGLSLDSHHSPLSPSGSESSSSSSCSSSSSSSSSFSEEGAVGYSSDSEMIEHEESEGASGYQPQYSKFCRMSSQDPSRFRHLPFLEHVGHNHTYNMVPEEPEEVQPVVERSVRRQSGFLERQAGRDDQRARSMKIPFSNDKIINLPVEEFNELLAKYQLSESQLCLIRDIRRRGKNKMAAQNCRKRKLDTILNLEQEVKRLNRERSSQLREKGENLRSLQRMKEEVEHLYQEVFSQLRDQNGRPYSPQQYALHYTSNGSIILSPRTAEGQQGRRPERKDRRK from the exons ATGCTGTCTCTGAAGAAGTATCTCACTGAGGGTCTGATACAGTTCACCATTTTGCTGAGCCTGATGGGTGTACGTTTGGACCTGGATTCCTACCTGCCCTCTCATCTGCCCCCTTTGCATGAGATTATTCTAGGACCTACCTCGGCCTACACCCAGACCCAGTTCCACAGCCTAAGAGGCACTTCCGACGGCTATGGGGTACATCCCAAGAGCGTTGATCTGGACCAGTTCTTCACTTCCAGGCGACTGCTGGGCTGCGTGAGAGCACTTGACCGCTTGaccgtgccaagcacagaagtaGATGCCTGGCTTGTACACAGGGAAACCGAGGGATCTGTGTCAAGTGCACAGACTGGTTCCAGCCGTCCCTCGGACAGCCCACAGGATCTTAACAGCTCTGGATCAGAACCAAATCGTGACGGGCAGGGGCTAGAAGAACTGGGGGCAACTGCTCAGCCTGGAAGTTCAGATTTGAGCAAGGAG GATATTGACTTGGGTGTTGGGCGTGAAGATTTTGAGAATCGGCAGCAGCATAATGAAAACGAGGAGGTGTGGGAGTCCCTAAGAGATGGCCATGAATCGGAGCCCCTGGAGCCTGCTCTGCAGGTGGATGGAGAGACGGGGGAGAGTATACCCCAG GATCAGACTGCTCTCTCCTTGGAGGAATGTCTGAGTCTCCTggatgttacttttccttttggTGACTCTCCTGAG TTCCCTGCATCTAACACCTCTAGCCTTGTGGATGCCGAGCAATGCCCCATGGTGTCTGATGGAACAGACCGCCTATTGTCCCCTTTACTACCGGATATGAGGGCCTCTTTGGACCTGGAAGAGCAGTGGCAGGACCTAATGTCCCTCATGGAAACACAG GCAATGGAAGTAAATAACTCAGCTGAGGATCCCTTGTATCTGAGTTTGGATCCACCCCTTCAGCAGGATGTGAATCTGGATCAGGCTTCCCTCCCAGGCTGCTCTCACAATGCCTCCTCCCTTTTCACTCCCATCCTAGAGCCTTTCTCGGCCTCTGAGTCTCCTGTGCCACAACTTTCTTCCCACAATTCCACTGACCTAAACTCAACATTTGGCTTTACTAACCTGACTGGAATCCTCTTCCCATCTCAGCTGAACAATACAGGAAACATCACATCCCCTACCACCATGCCAGACCCTCTTTGTGGGCTTCTAGATGAAGCTCTGCTGGATGAAATTAGCTTGATGGAGCTGGCACTTGAAGAAGGCTTCAGCCAAGTTCAGGCTTCACAGCTTCAGGAAGAACTGGATTCAGATTCAGGTCTGTCCCTGGATTCTCATCACAGTCCTTTGTCTCCCAGTGGATCTGAATcgtcctcttcttcttcttgctcatcatcatcttcttcatCATCTTCATTCTCTGAAGAGGGAGCAGTGGGTTACAGCTCCGATTCTGAAATGATTGAGCACGAGGAGTCTGAAGGAGCGAGCGGTTATCAACCACAATACAGCAAGTTCTGCCGGATGAGCTCCCAGGATCCCAGTCGTTTCCGACATCTGCCATTCCTGGAGCACGTTGGGCACAATCACACGTACAATATGGTGCCTGAGGAGCCAGAGGAAGTACAGCCAGTAGTGGAGAGGAGTGTCCGGAGACAGTCAGGTTTTCTAGAAAGGCAGGCTGGACGTGATGATCAAAGGGCCAGGTCTATGAAAATCCCATTCAGTAATGACAAGATCATTAACCTGCCTGTGGAGGAGTTTAACGAGTTGCTTGCCAAGTACCAGTTAAGTGAATCGCAGCTCTGTTTGATACGGGACATTCGCAGGAGAGGCAAGAACAAAATGGCCGCGCAGAACTGTCGCAAGCGCAAGTTGGATACAATTCTTAACCTGGAGCAAGAGGTGAAACGCCTTAATCGGGAACGGAGCTCACAGCTTCGCGAGAAAGGAGAAAACTTGAGATCATTGCAGAGAATGAAAGAGGAAGTAGAGCATCTGTATCAGGAAGTGTTTAGCCAACTGAGAGACCAGAATGGCCGTCCATATTCTCCCCAGCAATATGCCTTGCATTACACAAGCAACGGCAGCATTATACTCTCACCTCGCACTGCTGAGGGGCAACAGGGCCGCAGGCCTGAGAGGAAGGATCGGAGGAAGTGA
- the nfe2l1 gene encoding endoplasmic reticulum membrane sensor NFE2L1 isoform X3 — MLSLKKYLTEGLIQFTILLSLMGVRLDLDSYLPSHLPPLHEIILGPTSAYTQTQFHSLRGTSDGYGVHPKSVDLDQFFTSRRLLGCVRALDRLTVPSTEVDAWLVHRETEGSVSSAQTGSSRPSDSPQDLNSSGSEPNRDGQGLEELGATAQPGSSDLSKEDIDLIDILWRQDIDLGVGREDFENRQQHNENEEVWESLRDGHESEPLEPALQVDGETGESIPQFPASNTSSLVDAEQCPMVSDGTDRLLSPLLPDMRASLDLEEQWQDLMSLMETQAMEVNNSAEDPLYLSLDPPLQQDVNLDQASLPGCSHNASSLFTPILEPFSASESPVPQLSSHNSTDLNSTFGFTNLTGILFPSQLNNTGNITSPTTMPDPLCGLLDEALLDEISLMELALEEGFSQVQASQLQEELDSDSGLSLDSHHSPLSPSGSESSSSSSCSSSSSSSSSFSEEGAVGYSSDSEMIEHEESEGASGYQPQYSKFCRMSSQDPSRFRHLPFLEHVGHNHTYNMVPEEPEEVQPVVERSVRRQSGFLERQAGRDDQRARSMKIPFSNDKIINLPVEEFNELLAKYQLSESQLCLIRDIRRRGKNKMAAQNCRKRKLDTILNLEQEVKRLNRERSSQLREKGENLRSLQRMKEEVEHLYQEVFSQLRDQNGRPYSPQQYALHYTSNGSIILSPRTAEGQQGRRPERKDRRK; from the exons ATGCTGTCTCTGAAGAAGTATCTCACTGAGGGTCTGATACAGTTCACCATTTTGCTGAGCCTGATGGGTGTACGTTTGGACCTGGATTCCTACCTGCCCTCTCATCTGCCCCCTTTGCATGAGATTATTCTAGGACCTACCTCGGCCTACACCCAGACCCAGTTCCACAGCCTAAGAGGCACTTCCGACGGCTATGGGGTACATCCCAAGAGCGTTGATCTGGACCAGTTCTTCACTTCCAGGCGACTGCTGGGCTGCGTGAGAGCACTTGACCGCTTGaccgtgccaagcacagaagtaGATGCCTGGCTTGTACACAGGGAAACCGAGGGATCTGTGTCAAGTGCACAGACTGGTTCCAGCCGTCCCTCGGACAGCCCACAGGATCTTAACAGCTCTGGATCAGAACCAAATCGTGACGGGCAGGGGCTAGAAGAACTGGGGGCAACTGCTCAGCCTGGAAGTTCAGATTTGAGCAAGGAG GATATTGACCTGATTGATATATTGTGGCGCCAGGATATTGACTTGGGTGTTGGGCGTGAAGATTTTGAGAATCGGCAGCAGCATAATGAAAACGAGGAGGTGTGGGAGTCCCTAAGAGATGGCCATGAATCGGAGCCCCTGGAGCCTGCTCTGCAGGTGGATGGAGAGACGGGGGAGAGTATACCCCAG TTCCCTGCATCTAACACCTCTAGCCTTGTGGATGCCGAGCAATGCCCCATGGTGTCTGATGGAACAGACCGCCTATTGTCCCCTTTACTACCGGATATGAGGGCCTCTTTGGACCTGGAAGAGCAGTGGCAGGACCTAATGTCCCTCATGGAAACACAG GCAATGGAAGTAAATAACTCAGCTGAGGATCCCTTGTATCTGAGTTTGGATCCACCCCTTCAGCAGGATGTGAATCTGGATCAGGCTTCCCTCCCAGGCTGCTCTCACAATGCCTCCTCCCTTTTCACTCCCATCCTAGAGCCTTTCTCGGCCTCTGAGTCTCCTGTGCCACAACTTTCTTCCCACAATTCCACTGACCTAAACTCAACATTTGGCTTTACTAACCTGACTGGAATCCTCTTCCCATCTCAGCTGAACAATACAGGAAACATCACATCCCCTACCACCATGCCAGACCCTCTTTGTGGGCTTCTAGATGAAGCTCTGCTGGATGAAATTAGCTTGATGGAGCTGGCACTTGAAGAAGGCTTCAGCCAAGTTCAGGCTTCACAGCTTCAGGAAGAACTGGATTCAGATTCAGGTCTGTCCCTGGATTCTCATCACAGTCCTTTGTCTCCCAGTGGATCTGAATcgtcctcttcttcttcttgctcatcatcatcttcttcatCATCTTCATTCTCTGAAGAGGGAGCAGTGGGTTACAGCTCCGATTCTGAAATGATTGAGCACGAGGAGTCTGAAGGAGCGAGCGGTTATCAACCACAATACAGCAAGTTCTGCCGGATGAGCTCCCAGGATCCCAGTCGTTTCCGACATCTGCCATTCCTGGAGCACGTTGGGCACAATCACACGTACAATATGGTGCCTGAGGAGCCAGAGGAAGTACAGCCAGTAGTGGAGAGGAGTGTCCGGAGACAGTCAGGTTTTCTAGAAAGGCAGGCTGGACGTGATGATCAAAGGGCCAGGTCTATGAAAATCCCATTCAGTAATGACAAGATCATTAACCTGCCTGTGGAGGAGTTTAACGAGTTGCTTGCCAAGTACCAGTTAAGTGAATCGCAGCTCTGTTTGATACGGGACATTCGCAGGAGAGGCAAGAACAAAATGGCCGCGCAGAACTGTCGCAAGCGCAAGTTGGATACAATTCTTAACCTGGAGCAAGAGGTGAAACGCCTTAATCGGGAACGGAGCTCACAGCTTCGCGAGAAAGGAGAAAACTTGAGATCATTGCAGAGAATGAAAGAGGAAGTAGAGCATCTGTATCAGGAAGTGTTTAGCCAACTGAGAGACCAGAATGGCCGTCCATATTCTCCCCAGCAATATGCCTTGCATTACACAAGCAACGGCAGCATTATACTCTCACCTCGCACTGCTGAGGGGCAACAGGGCCGCAGGCCTGAGAGGAAGGATCGGAGGAAGTGA